The Euleptes europaea isolate rEulEur1 chromosome 2, rEulEur1.hap1, whole genome shotgun sequence genome has a segment encoding these proteins:
- the C2CD4C gene encoding C2 calcium-dependent domain-containing protein 4C, which produces MWLLEKIRGSVENGGARANEGGDKQSKGPLYSNVLTPDKIPDFFIPPKLPTMPPEAEGAEAKAKPNLGTSASEQNLSSRKPQRSPRLPVKTVSESKNLLKAASRHIIQIESADEWMSEEDFSTNADPQSQTAMSLPYVPKAQTSYGFATLMESPHTRRKESLFHSEHTSLCTSQSSSPSSQRKSGGSKTNGESAHLNPSDINMSLMNPYRYFSGGESDTCSSAESSPFGSPLLSRSVSLLKIFSQESQSKVIKLKHSVARNSSLSTDDSSADTSPSSQRRMRCAVSPTGGAAGGMQQAPVAPADPQNRLHKEHTINLSKGGSMRLVVEYDPSNARLRIRVITAEDLYDKHCDARSINCCVALYLNPGKLQKQRSTIIKNSRNPVFNEDFFFDGLGARNVKKMSLKVKVVNKGSSLKRDTLMGEKELRLTSLLPSL; this is translated from the coding sequence ATGTGGCTACTGGAGAAGATCAGAGGGTCAGTGGAGAATGGAGGAGCTCGAGCAAACGAGGGCGGGGATAAGCAATCCAAGGGCCCCTTGTACAGCAACGTCCTGACCCCTGATAAGATCCCCGATTTCTTCATCCCCCCGAAGCTCCCCACAATGCCTCCAGAGGCAGAGGGGGCAGAAGCAAAGGCCAAGCCTAACCTGGGCACCTCGGCCTCAGAGCAGAACCTCTCAAGCCGCAAGCCCCAGCGCAGCCCCCGGCTGCCGGTGAAGACCGTCTCGGAGAGCAAGAATCTCCTGAAGGCCGCCAGTCGGCACATCATTCAGATCGAGAGCGCCGACGAGTGGATGTCGGAGGAGGACTTCAGCACCAACGCAGACCCCCAGTCGCAGACGGCCATGTCGTTGCCCTACGTGCCCAAAGCCCAGACCTCGTATGGTTTTGCGACGCTCATGGAGAGCCCTCACACGCGGCGCAAGGAGTCTCTCTTCCACAGCGAGCACACCAGCCTGTGCACGTCCCAGTCCTCCTCGCCCAGCTCCCAGAGGAAGTCCGGTGGGAGCAAGACAAATGGAGAGAGTGCCCATCTGAACCCTTCGGATATCAACATGTCCCTCATGAACCCTTACCGCTACTTCAGCGGCGGGGAGAGCGACACCTGCTCGTCCGCCGAATCGTCCCCCTTCGGCTCGCCGTTGCTCTCGAGGTCGGTGTCTCTCCTCAAGATCTTCAGCCAGGAGAGCCAGTCAAAGGTTATCAAGCTGAAACATTCGGTAGCCCGAAACAGCTCCCTCTCCACAGACGACAGTTCTGCTGACACCAGCCCTAGCTCGCAGCGGCGCATGCGTTGCGCCGTCTCGCCAACTGGGGGTGCCGCCGGTGGCATGCAACAGGCGCCGGTGGCCCCTGCCGACCCCCAAAACCGACTCCACAAAGAACACACCATCAACTTGAGCAAAGGAGGCAGCATGCGCCTGGTGGTGGAGTATGACCCTTCCAACGCTCGCTTGCGGATACGCGTCATCACCGCCGAAGACCTCTACGACAAGCACTGCGACGCACGGAGCATTAACTGCTGCGTGGCTCTCTACCTGAACCCGGGCAAGCTGCAGAAGCAACGGAGCACCATCATCAAGAACAGCCGCAACCCCGTCTTCAACGAGGATTTTTTCTTCGACGGCCTGGGGGCCAGGAACGTCAAAAAAATGTCCCTCAAAGTCAAAGTGGTGAACAAAGGCAGCAGCCTCAAGAGGGACACACTGATGGGCGAGAAGGAGCTCCGCCTCACCTCCTTACTCCCATCCTTATAA